atcctgttttctccattagaggacacttcatcctgttttctctatgagaggacacttcatcctgtgttgtccattagaggacacttcatcctgttttctccattagaggacacttcatcctgttttctccattagaggacacttcatcctgttttctctatgagaggacacttcatcctgttttctccattagaggacacttcatcctgttttctctatGAGAGGACatttcatcctgttttctccattagaggacacttcatcctgttttctccattagaggacacttcatcctgtgttctccattagaggacacttcatcctgttttctccattagaggacacttcatcctgttttctccattagaggacacttcatcctgtgttctccattagaggacacttcatcctgttttctccattagaggacacttcatcctgttttctccattagaggacacgtcatcctgttttctccattataggacacttcatcctgttttctccattataggacacttcatcctgttttctctatgagaggacacttcatcctgttttctccattagaggacacttcatcctgttttctccattagaggacacttcatcctgttttctccattagaggacacttcatcctgttttctccattagaggacacatcatcctgttttctctatgagaggacacttcatcctgttttctccattagaggacacttcatcctgttttctccattagaggacacttcatcctgtgttctccattagaggacacttcatcctgttttctccattagaggacacttcatcctgttttctccattagaggacacttcatcctgtgttctccattagaggacacttcatcctgttttccattagaggacacttcatcctgttttctccattagaggacacttcatcctgtgttctccattagaggacacttcatcctgttttctccattagaggacacttcatcctgtgttctccattagaggacacttcatcctgtgttctccattagaggacacttcatcctgttttctccattagaggacacttcatcctgttttctccattagaggacacttcatcctgttttctctatgagaggacacttcatcctgttttctctatgagaggacacttcatcctgttttctccattagaggacacttcatcctgttttctccattagaggacacttcatcctgttttctccattagaggacacttcatcctgttttctctatgagaggacacttcatcctgttttctccattagaggacacttcatcctgttttctctatgagaggacacttcatcctgttttctccattagaggacacttcatcctgttttctacattagaggacacttcatcctgtgttctccattagaggacacttcatcctgttttctccattagaggacacttcatcctgttttctccattataggacacttcatcctgttttctccattagaggacacttcatcctgttttctccattagaggacacttcatcctgttttctccattataggacacttcatcctgtgttctccattagaggacacttcatcctgttttctacattagaggacacttcatcctgtgttctccattagaggacacttcatcctgttttctccattagaggacacttcatcctgttttcttcattagaggacacttcatcctgttttctccattagaggacacttcatcctgtgttctccattagaggacacttcatcctgttttctccattagaggacacgtcatcctgttttctctatgagaggacacttcatcctgttttctccattagaggacacgtcatcctgttttctctatgagaggacacttcatcctgttttctccattagaggacacttcatcctgtgttctccattagaggacacttcatcctgttttctctatgagaggacacttcatcctgttttctccattagaggacacgtcatcctgttttctctatgagaggacacttcatcctgttttctccattagaggacacttcatcctgtgttctccattagaggacacttcatcctgttttctgcATTAGAGGACACGtcatcctgttttctctatgagaggacacttcatcctgttttctccattagaggacacgtcatcctgttttctctatgagaggacacttcatcctgttttctccattagaggacacttcatcctgtgttctccattagaggacacttcatcctgttttctacattagaggacacttcatccaggacacttcatcctgtgttctccattagaggacacttcatcctgttttctccattagaggacacgtcatcctgttttctctatgagaggacacttcatcctgttttctccattagaggacacttcatcctgttttctctatgagaggacacttcatcctgttttctccattagaggacacttcatcctgttttctccattagaggacacttcatcctgtgttctccattagaggacacgttatcatgttttctccactataAAAGGTCACTCCATcaatttaaagggccagtgcggCCCGATTAGGATGCAGAGGAGTAAGGCTATGCTGCAAATTGAAAACATATTGATCCTCCTCGTGATTAGGGgatagacagagggagagaagtaagaagatggagagagagagagagagagggatggagaaaaTGAGGTTAACATCAGAGAGGGCAACTCAGTTGCCCAACGCCAGCAGCAACTTGTGagtctgttgtgtgttttttgtttgaagGCAACGGGGTCAGGGCAACAGTTGTGTGAGAGGACGACGCACAACACGCACAGATGTGCTGACTGCACTGTTTCCATGggaacaagccccccccccctcctgcactAATACGTCTCTCTgcgtctttatgtgtgtgtctgtgcatctgTGGCTACAGCTCAATCTCTCCTGTCCTGAGTGCACGAgtcactgtgtgtatgtgtgtgtgtttgtgtgcgtgtatctgtgtgtgtgtgtgagatacttGTCTCGTTCTTTAATCAAGGCTGAggctgaagagaggagagagtgagggaggtgGTGTATGTTATCAAACAGAGTGGCTTTCTGTCTTGtgcgcacacaagcacacacacacactctcacacacaaacacacacacacacacactctcacacatacacacacaaaaacacacgcacacacatagacacaaaaaCCCTGTTGTTATGGACagatgtattgtgtgtgtgtgtgtgtgtgtgtgttgtcgctACCAGAGCTGATCTTAAAGCACATTCTTGCCTTGTCTTCTGAACAAAAGCTGCCATCATGTGGTTATCCACtgctcctgcagtgtgtgtgcgtgtgtgtgtgtgtgtgtgtgtgtgtgtgtctgtgtctgtgtgcacatgGCCACACGTATTCTGTTTCTGCCCATTGAGTGAGAGCAGCTGTTTCAACGGGTGAAGTTAAACTTATTCGATGGTGTTGATACTTTCCTCGACAATTAAAAGATGGAAATAAATGAAGCCCTCTCATCAGCGGGTTGATGTGCTGTCAGATCAATACATCTGATAGCCTACAGGCTCCATGACTAATGCAGTCGTTGTGATTTATTGCTCACCATTAAACGGAACAAGACGTTCTGATTAACAAGATCcatttgattatttattcattaaataatctatttgacttatttattttttcattaatgGAGACTTGGGATAAAGAAGATAACACTAAGAGGTTTCGGTTTTACAGTTTCTTGCTCAAGACGAATGATGGCAACAAGATTAtcaatacaaaaaaatgtatggAGAAAAACGGTATTTATTAAGCTATTATTTCTCTATTGTTATTgtcattttcattattattaatattatatttgtgtgaTTGTTTTAATAccatattattgtttttatttttgttattgtaatactattgttttttattattatgcatattttataataattactattattattatcgcgCTGGTGGATGCATCATACAGTTACTTTCCAACAGCCATAAAACATCAGTACGAAGAGGATGGCTGACTTTACGACAGTTTCCAAAATACACCGCCGTCTCGCTTTACGGCCCGGGGAGTCACTCGCTAAGCAGCGCCAGCTAGCTGTCAGAAGGTAAAGCGCAGACACCTCCCTCCGACTCGCGTCCCGCGTCTCCGCCGCTGCTCTCCGCGGACATTTAAGCCTCTGCTGGTCCGTTCGGCTCTCCTCACGAAGACACAAAATACTTTTTATAACAACAAAACGACGATACTGCCTGGCGTTCGTTAGCATGCTACTAGCAGCTACAGCTAGCTGGTTAAACCACTTCCGGTGTTTCGACAGTTTGTTTACTCGTTACGACATCAGTtaaatgaaagaagaagaagtgagagTGACGTCATGCAGATACACAAAGTACTTTGTATTAGTTACCTCACGAGTTAAATGAGAGAAGAAGGAGTGAGGGTGACGTCATGCAGACATTACTGTCTGTACTGTAACGCAGTACTCGTGACATACTCCACGTGTTCGTTCCACGTTAATACCGTGAGGATATTTAATTTCTTCAATTAATTAAGTACTCTTATTTGAGTGTAGTTTTTAATGTACTTGTCCTTCACGTGAGTAGTTATGCTTCTTTAAACTCTGCTTTATACTCGATATTAAGTACTTTTTGCTACACTGCATTTATTTGATAACAgacttatttttcaaaataaaaaagtgtgtatatatatacacacatgcacacacttttttattttgaaaaataagtttctgtatttgtcaaataaatgcataaatatatattatatatatattatatatatttagctgcTACTAATTCAAAGGTCCTGCATCTATTCAATTTACTtccatttattttgtacagcccaacaAGACAACTTACAAATGATCTATTAAATCTTTACACGTATGACAtcgtctgacctttgaccctaacATCAGAACAGGAACCACTATAACagcaatatatatagatatagatatatctatatctatatctatatatagatatatatatatactatataatgtgtatttgttcCCCAGACGGCTCCTGGCTGTGTTTATGCTCCCGCTGCTGAGGGCTGTTGGATCGAGGACGTTGTCCATGGCGTCCATGGCGTCCGAGACGTACGCGTCGGGGACGCACTCCGCCGCCTTCGTCACCTGTCCCAACGCCAGCGTGGCCAAAGAGCTGGCCAGGTGAGGACGTGaaccctcacttcctgttggagtggatgtaatgtcaggttgttgaCCTCGTGGCGTCTCCGTCCCTCAGGGCGATCGTGGAGAGGAAGCTCGCCGCCTGCGTCAACATCATCCCGGCCATCACGTCCGTGTGAGTTattcaatacaatattatactttaaaatacaatattacacattataatacaatattatactttaaaatacaatagtatacattataatacaatattattcattataatacaacattaaaatacaatattatacattaaaaaacaatattttacattaaaatacaatattatacattataatacaatattatacattaaaaaacaatattttacattaaaatacaacattaaaatacaatattatacattataatacaatattatacattaaaaaacaatattttacattaaaatacaatattatacatataatactatattatacattattatacaatattatacattaaaaaacaatattatacAAGGCTTATGGTATTTATAGCTTCCTTTCTGTCCCTCCAGCTATGAGTGGCAGGGGAAGATCGCAGAGGACAGTGAAGTTCTGCTGGTGAGTCTTTAACCTCCAAACACTCGACCTCTGCTACTCTATCAACACCGTCATTATTACTTCATCATGGACAACTTCTGtagagttgttgctgttttcAGTACGTTCTGTAATTtgttcatacaaataaatgttcaaGAAACGGTGACCTGAAGCCCCCaacaaggaagagagagaagcttATGGAGCTCCTTGAATTATGACAGAAACGGACAAATTCAAATGTACACAGAGCGTTCCTCACGTTGAGTTTCCTTCATCCTGTCACGTGGATCAATTAACTTATTGACAGATGTGCATTTCTGTCAACGCAACGTTGGATGTGAGAAAAGCAACAAAAGATGATTACTTGTGTTGTAaatctgtctttaaaatcaaaGCTCGGCACCAGACTTCAGATATTTATGATCAGGACCGTTTCATGGACTTCATTCCACGGAAAGAGAGCGTgtgtataaattagggctgtgaaacgattaaaaattttaatcaggttaatcacaggtttctgtggattaatcatgattaatcacatatatacatttacagggctctcaagacaggcaagagctccgagaagagttgttgacaggggtttcagcgtgagaaatacgatgtgtggcgggagtgcgtgagttaagaccgtaatgcgtgagtctcacgctcaatgcgtgacacttgagagccctgcattgctcaccagtgcgcgcgccggcatccgagctctgcggcgcgcgagacggagatcggagtcgtgttaacgcgacactagagacagaatgacatgctgctggagagacgaccaacaacagacggattggaagcacattctgcgcatgcgttaaatgcgtttttaaaaaaaaactagttaaacctgtaatttaattaactgaattaatgcgttatttttcacagcactagtataaatatataattatatatatatatacatttataatatatattgtacatatatatatatactatatattattttatatatgtatatatatataaaatataatattttctacataatatatatagatggatggatagtaATGTTACGCTCctgagtgaagtgtgtgtgtgatgttttctCCCGTCCAGATGATTAAAACCAGAAGCTCAAAGGTTCCCGCTCTGGCCGAATATGTCCGGTAGGTTCgtttattaataaaaaataaaaatcagtcACGTGACCATCGCCTCGTGCCTCACTGTTCCCGCtctgtgcgcctcctctccagctcccaCCACCCCTACGAGGTGGCCGAGGTCATCAGCCTGCCCATCGAGCAGGGCAACCCGCCCTACCTCAAGTGGATCGGGGAAGTCGTCCCCGAGTAGCGACTTGAAGGCACGGAACAATCTGGGAGCTTCTCACTCACCGAGACAGAAATATGTGCCTCGTGTGAATAAGTGACTTTTGTTTCTGAAGATTTAAAACTGATGGGTGTTGTTAGGTTGTGAATGTTCTTCCCCTCTAGAGGGCGGCAGAATAAACCTCTTCACAATAAAGTGGAgcgcttcttcttttcttcttcgtgAGCTTGCGGGCTGCAGGAGAGTGGAGGTACATCCCGTCTCCGTGCACACGCGTTGTGGTTCAATGTGACTCTGATCTGAGAGATGAAATACAGAATCTACAAGAAACCAAACAACCACAACTTCTATTTCATCCATCGTATCAACAAGACTCTTAAACGTAGTTTTGTTCCTTCGTAATTTAAGacggtttaaaaaatatatatcggAACATGGTTATTCTGTTTCCTCACGAGCATCTTTGAAAAAATCAGCAAACAGACTTCTTTTTACTATAAACACAGTTTACATTCGAGGGCTGTTTCctaaaaagtcataaataaatacatatatttatatatatatacacatatatatatgtgtatatattaaaataagctCTTTGATGTTGCAGATCACGTGGCTGAAGCCCTCACCACCCACACTGCAATAGGTCAATCGAAGACCTTGGTGCcgtttaaaatagaaaaactACAATTACAATAGCTGCACTCTTTACTTCACAATCTGTAATCCTACATGCTCGCGTTCATATACACtggcaaaaaaacaatattgtctattacatcaaaaataaatacatgacataaaatctaaatataaaGACCAAGTGGGGACCTAAACGTTGTTACACATTGACCAAACGGGGACCTAAACGTTGTTACACATTGACCATGTGGGGACCTAAACGTTGTTACACATTGACCATGTGGGGACCTAAATGTTGTTACACATTGACCGTGTGGGGACCTAAATGTTGTTACACATTGACCATGTGGGGACCTAAACGTTGTTACACATTGACCATGTGGGGACCTAAACGTTGTTACACATTGACCATGTGGGGACCTAAACGTTGTTACACATTGACCATGTGGGGACCTAAACGTTGTTACACATTGACCATGTGGGGACCTAAACGTTGTTACACATTGACCATGTGGGGACCTAAACGTTGTTACACATTGACCAAACGGGGACCTAAACGTTGTTACACATTGACCATGTGGGGACCTAAACGTTGTTACACATTGACCATGTGGGGACCTAAATGTTGTTACACATTGACCATGTGGGGACCTAAACGTTGTTACACATTGACCATGTGGGGACCTAAACGTTGTTACACATTGACCAAACGGGGACCTAAACGTTGTTACACATTGACCATGTGGGGACCTAAATGTTGTTACACATTGACCATGTGGGGACCTAAATGTTGTTACACATTGACCATGTGGGGACCTAAACGTTGTTACACATTGACCATGTGGGGACCTAAACGTTGTTACACATTGACC
The nucleotide sequence above comes from Pseudoliparis swirei isolate HS2019 ecotype Mariana Trench chromosome 24, NWPU_hadal_v1, whole genome shotgun sequence. Encoded proteins:
- the LOC130190157 gene encoding protein CutA homolog — encoded protein: MLPLLRAVGSRTLSMASMASETYASGTHSAAFVTCPNASVAKELARAIVERKLAACVNIIPAITSVYEWQGKIAEDSEVLLMIKTRSSKVPALAEYVRSHHPYEVAEVISLPIEQGNPPYLKWIGEVVPE